The Calothrix sp. PCC 7507 DNA segment CAAATCCTCAATCAAATGCCTTTGCTGATTGCACTTGACGGGAAATACACCACGATAGACACCAGGATAACTGTAGCGGGCGATCGCTTTCGCAAAACAAGCATTCAATCGCTCAATCCGATCCTCCAAAATATCAGAGAAACGGATGAGCATGGGCAGTCCCAAATTACGCTGCTTCAAGGAGTTGACTAATTCAAACAAGTCAAGAGAACCGCCTCGTTCGCCCTTGGGAGAAACAGTGACATGACCGGCAGCACTAATTGAAAAATAAGGTTGTCCCCAACCTTCAATACGATAGAGGGCTTCGCTATCCTCAATCTTCCAAGCGCGAGACAAATCTTCTGTGGTAGTGCTAGGTGGTAGCAGTTTTTTTTGCTTATGACTTTTCACTTCTGCTTTGTGTCCGCTAGACGACAGCTTAACTACCTCATCAGATGTAGCAGTTGACTCAACACCCATTTCTTCCTGACCTCTGTGTTTCACGCACGAGTAACTAATTTAACGCATTCGTTTAGGAACGGATATGCGCCCAAAGATAATTTCTGAGATAAACTCTGATTGGTCAAGTGTCAAGATTTAGTAGTCAGTAGAAATACGAATGACTACTCACCACTGACAATTGACTATAAAAACTTTATTAAGGTTTTCCCAGATGGCTTTGGAACGCACATTCTTAGCAATTAAACCCGACGGCGTACAGCGCGGACTGGTAAGTGAAATTATCGGGCGCTTTGAAAAAAAAGGTTTTACTCTTGTGGGATTGAAATTCCTCACGCCCAGTAAGGAATTAGCAGAAGCACACTATGCTGTTCACCGACAACGACCCTTTTTTGCAGGTTTAGTGGAATTTATCACTTCTGGCCCTGTCGTAGCGACAGTGTGGGAAGGTGAAGGTGTCATTGCATCGGCTAGAAAAATCATTGGTGCTACTAACCCTTTAACCGCAGAACCAGGAACAATTCGGGGCGATTTCGGCATTAACATTGGACGTAATATCATCCACGGTTCCGATGCGCCAGAAACGGCAAAAAGTGAAATTTCCTTGTGGTTTAAGGATGAAGAATTGGTGACTTGGCAGCCTGAATTGACACCCTGGTTGCACGAGTAGGTGGATGGGAAAGATGAGGGAGATTTTGCTCTCTCATCTTCTCTATCCCCCTGATCCTCCTCACCTTCAACAAAAAGGCGATCGCTTGACTTTTAAGCTCGACTTTATCCAAAATTAACGCGAGTTCGATGAACCTTTCCCCAACCCCTCTCCGAGACGGAGAGGGGCTTCAATATCCTGAGTTGGGCACAAAAAATTAGGGTTTTTAAGCCTCTCCCCGCTTCGGGGAGAGGTTTGGAGAGGGGTTATTTGGAATCTGTCGAACTCACGTAAAATTAATAGCTTCGTCTTCTTTATCCGGCAAAAACCCTGGCTTTTGGCAAATACTTTTTCCACGTCACTGATTATCGATAAATTACAAAAACTAAACCTATTATCCTACAAGGGTTTCAGCGTCAGGTTTTAGGTTTCCTTACATCTTGCACCAGTTGCAATAATCCATTTTTTGTAGGGTGGGCACTGCCTGGGCTGTTGACTTTGTACGAAATTAGCTAAAAATTATCATGCAATTTTTGTGTTTACCGTAGGGGCATCGGCACTGCCGTGCCCTGGTGAGAACGTTAACTACGACTATTATTTTGTCTGATGCATTTTGGGCTGAAAACCCTCAGAGTCAACACCCTAGGCACTGCCCACCATTGCCTAAAACCCCTATCTTTGTGTCGGTGGGCAATGCCCACCCTAGAGTTATTGAGAATGGTGCAAGATATCAGTTTCGCAAAAATGGATAAAGTCGAGCTTAAGCAATAGATTATTTCAACTTAAATTCATCAAACTTAACAACCTCAGACTCTGGCTTGCGGGTATCAAAACGATAGCTGCTAATTATCCCTGTGCCAGTGTCGAAAATGCTAAAAACTGTAATATCGTTACTGGCAATGTAAGGCAAAGGTTGATTATCTTCACCTAATAAAGGGGCAATTGTTGGTACTACTGGTTCTAACCCATTAGGATCGCCCAGGACAACATAATCTTCTGCATATCCAATTGGCACTTCTCGCTTTTTATCACCCCAAGCAGCACCATAAGAATTACCTACATTAGATGTTTCTAAAAAGTGCATTCCACTAGGACTAACAAAACGATTCCATAAATGAGAATGTCCATAAAAAACGAATTGCACATCAGCCGCCTCTAGTAAAGGCATAACATCACGAATAAGATAATCTGCGTCTTTGGGATACTCATAACGCACGGCTTTAATCTTACCAACATCATCCCGTTCAATTATTTGTATGGGATTTGTATAAGCAGGGACGATATTATCACCAAGGGTATGTGCTGGATGATGGAACATCACTACTTTATATTTTGCTTGTTTAAATTCAGGGCTGTTGAGTTCTTGTTCTAGCCAATTATACTGTTGACTACCTTGAGTAATTGGTTCATAAATATGTTGTCCATAACCCCAATTTTCAGGATTATTTAAATCTTTTTCTGCTTCTCGATATCTACCCTTCATCTGTGCATCTAAGCGGGGATTCCGCCACATATTAGTGGCATAAAGTACCACCAAACGCACATCACCAAAGGTCGTTGCGTAATACTTTTTCCCACCTGCTTTACTTTCGGGTAAGGTGAAAATTTCTTCATAGGTATCGGTATTAAAAGAATTATCTTTTAGAGATTTACCGCTGAATAATTTTTGAGCAACTGCACGAGGAATAGTATCATTAAATTCATCATCTAAACTTTTATTACCACCAAATCGCCCCATCACTTCATGATTACCAATACATGTAAACATTGGTGCATGTTGAATGATTTGACCACCAGTGTAGGGTATCTTTACACTATTTTGATCTATGATATATTTGGCGCGACCTTGCAAAGCCGGAAAAAATGCACCCCCTTGTCTATCATCAAACCATTCCGAGGCGCGGTCTGGAATATTGACCAAATCACCAGCAAACCAAACTGCATCTACTTTGCCAATTGTTTCTACTACCTTTTGCAGATTTGCTGCGACCATTGGTTTGATTTGATGGTCTGAGGTCAGTAAAATTTTTAGTGGTGAACCTGATTTTGGTTTGGGTGCGAGGGTAAAAACGCTGCTGTTGATACTCTCACCATCTTCTCGCACACTCGTAATGCGATATTCCACCCGCACATTGGGAGTCAACCCAGTCACTTCAGCTTCGTGTCGCCAAATATCACGCTGAATGGGTTGTTGATATGATTGCCCATCGAGAGTTTGATTTCCTACACGCGATCGCTGGTCTTCTCTTGTGCGACTGAGTTTTGTAGTGCTTGCCCAGACTACATTAGCAAGACTTTCACCATAATTGACTATGTGTTTAGCACCCTGAAACTCGGTAAACCATACGACTCGTACTGAGGTATCAGTTGGCAGTTGCAAAAATGGGTCGGTCAGCAGCTGAGGTGCTGATGTCATAATTGTTTGCCCTAATGAACGCACGCTTACCAGCGTAAAGCATAGAAATAACAGAAGTATAGGCGTTAGCAGTTTAATTTTTGCCACGATCGCCTTCAGCATTTTACACATCTATTACTTTACAGCGATAAATTTAAGGCAGGATGATGACGAGGTGAGCAACTGATTAAATCAGCGAACAGTTATCAGTTATCAGTTATCAGCCACCACAAGTAATTTTACTTGAGGACACTAGGGATTGTTTCGATGACTCTCGTGGCAATTTGTTCTGGCGTTTCTTCCTCGCTGATAGGGATTCGCAAATCAGCTTGGGAGTAAAGTGGTGTTCGTTGTTCGAGAAGCGATCGCAATCTACCTTTAGGGTCAACATCTTGCAAGAGTGGTCTGGTAGTATCTTCTAGCAGGCGGGTGTAAAGTAATTCTACTGGCGCATCTAGCCACACAATCAAACCGTGGTGCAAATAACCCCAGTTTTCTCTTTGCAAAATGATCCCGCCACCAGTAGCAATTGTCAACTTAGTATAGGCACAGACTTGTGCCAGAACATCGCTTTCCAACTGGCGGAATGCTGCTTCCCCTAATTCTGCAAATATTTGATTGATAGATTTTCCCGCTGCTTGCACAACGATACTATCAGTATCCACAAACCCATAACTTAGTTGCTGGGCAAGTAAACGTCCTATCGTTGTCTTACCAGTGCCCATCATCCCAATTAGGTATAAATTGACTCCTTTTAATAAGCTACTCACTCTACTCTAAATCTCCGTATTGAGACGACTTTCTCTGATATGATTTTTCAGGTGTGCTTCAAAAAGTGTATGGCTCATGAATAAGTGGGCATCTTTCTCTTCATTTAATTTAAAATTTTCTTCAATTAAACGCTCAATGACATACTCCATTAAAACTGGAGTTTGCGAAAATTTGAATGCTTGTCTTTGAATGAGCGATCGCCTTTGCAATAATTCTATAGCTTCTAAGATTAATCTTTGGGACATTCGTGGCGATATCCCTGGTATAATATCCTTCGGCAAATTCCGCACCGAAATAAAATCTTGATTGAGCGCCAGCCAATACATCATGTGTTTTTCTAACTGAGACAAGCGATTAAACTGCTCGTCTAAAACGGCGCGAATGTCCCCAAAAACGACAGTCCCTTGTTTGATAAACTCAGACAGATTGCCACCAAATAATTCTTGAATCGCCGTCGCTACTAATTTCAAAAATAACGGGTTCCCTGCATACCAGTCTAATAACACCCTAAATTCCGCCTCTGATTGGTTAGTCAAGCCTTTAGCATTCAAAATTAAGATGCTATCTGCTTGATTTAAACCAGTCAATTTCAGAGAGCGGACAGGTAGCGTTTCTCCTTCGAGGACAGAAAGTTCTTGAGGTTTTTCTCGACTGGTAAATACTACACAGCTTTGATGTTGCGAGTCTCCCAAACGCCTAATTAGCTCACCATAACCTTCATAACCCTGACGGTAGCGAATTTGAGAAATAAAGTAGGCAGAACCATTTTTTATACCTGGGTTACTGTTTGATATTTCCGGATTTTCTGGTGTCGTATAACCATTGTCTAGAAGCGAGTCAACATCATCTAATACCAGCAGACAACGTGAAGAGCGCAAATAATCAATTAGTTGCGAAATTCGTCCTGTCACCGTTTTGGCAATATTTATATCTAGCGATGGATATAAAATTTGTAGCAATTGATGTAGAAGTACATCTAGAGGAGGGGCAAAACGTAGCGATCGCCAAATCACACATTCAAACTGCTCTTGAACTTCTGCTGACAACTTGACAGAAAAAGCAGTTTTACCAATCCCACTCATGCCCAAAATGCCTATTAACCGACAGCGTTCTTGCACAATCCATTTTTCAACTAGAATCAGTTCTTGCATCCGTCCATAGAACACACTGACATCAATTGCTTCACCCCAATCCCTGATTTTAGCTACTTCATGTTCTGCTAAATCAGTCTCTTCTTCTTTGTTAGTAGTGACAGAACTAATCACTGGTGGTAATTGAAACCAACCCTTTTTATACCCGGCTTTTTCTAACAAATGAGTCACACGACTCCAATTTTTCACCTTAACTGAGTATCCTGCTTGATTACTCAGCATTTCCTCTATATATTTATATAGTCCATTAGACAAGTAAACTCTCACAGTACTGCTACTTGGACTTTGATAAACTATCTTCGCAATCTCTGCCGGACTACAACCACAAAGTAAACCCCTCAGGAATTTCTTTTCTACGGGTGTCAGAGCTTTTCCTTTTGCTGATGCCAAATCTACGTATAACTTTTCTAACTCCCAACTTTTTTTAGCTTCTATAAATTCATCTTCTATTTGATGAGAATCAGCTGATGGCATTAGCGTTTTTGATGTATTTAAAGTAACTAAGGCAATATATTAACGATTCTTCTATGAAATCAGAATAAATTAAAGATGAATTTCTAACGAATTTAATAACTTTCGTTAGGTGACTTGGCAGTTATTACTTAGGTATCGTTATGCTTAACAGGAATTTAATAAAATTTCTTTGAAACTTTAAGTGAACAAATCCTGTCAACAAAGATCAAGACAAATATCGCTAGTGAGGGATTTTTAGTTTTACATAATACTGTGTTTTTAGGACTACTCAACAATGATTCTAGGATTTAGTAATTGCCAGCACTAGACCCTAAATTTAGTAGAGAAAGGTGTAAATAGTGACTCATTTTCTCATCATTGTACAAAAAAGTTTTACCAACTTTACGGTTTAGCCACAAAAACAACTGTAGATATCAGATGAATTAGTCCAGATCAATCAATAGGGTATGAATGAGGTGTCCACTATGGCTCGAATTCGTGACGTTGTGCAAAAAGCTTTAGCCACCGGCTACTTGACTGTCGAAGCAGAAAACCAATTACGACATCTGCTGACTACTCGCTATGACTTGGAAGATTTGAATGCTTTTATGACCTTACAGGAAGCTGCGATGAACGGTAAGGTGAAGCAGGAGTCGCGCGAGCAGTGTAGCGTCAAGTAGGTGAGACTCACCGACGAGAGCGTTTATCCTCATCTTCAGAATCTTCCTCGTCGTTAAAAAATCCCCAATCATCATCTTCATCAGCTTGATTATTAGTCGGTGGTTGGTAAGGAGGGATAATTACTCGGTAATCAGCATCATAAATTGATTCAGTTTTGCCGACAGCAGTATTTTTGGGTTCACGGTAGTTGTAGGAGTAAACTGAACCAGACCCAGAAGAGCTTTTAGGTTCTTGTTGACGTTCGTAAGTTTGAGAATCGGGAAACTCTTGTGCTGATTGTTTAGGGGTTGATGTTTCTTGTGGCTTTGGCTCAAAGTCCCAATCATCATTGCTGCTATCTGTATTCCAGTCATCGAATGCCTCACTGGAACTGTACTCTTTTTTACTAGCTGGTGGTGGACTAGGAGCAGCAGGTGTAGGTTCTTCTCTACGAGTTGTGTTAGTACGCGGTGGAGTCGCTGTTGATTTGAAGCGGTTTTGGCGTTGTGTCCCCACAAAATAATTTGATAATTTAAACAAAGTAGTGATGAAGACAGATGTAAAAGCACCAGCAGCGGTGCTAAATAACATCCATATAGCCAGTGGTAAAGGTTGAGTCTGTATACCCAGAAAATTTAGTGATAGAAGGGGGGACCAATTTTGAGCTAATAAGAGTGTTAGTCCTCCCAATACTGCTACCAAAAGAATTAAGCGAATTACAGCCATATTTTGTCAGTTGTCAGTTATCAGTTATCAGTTATCAGTTATCAATGGTCAGTTTGATGACTGCTCACTAACCACTGACAACTAACACTATGAGCCATCTCTATCATTACCTTTTTCGCACAAGTCTACCTTGAGAGGGCTTTAACGACGACCTTGCCATCGCTGAATGGGAATGCAGTCAATATCCAGTTGATCTAAAACACGGGCTACAACAAAATCTACTAAATCCTCGATGGTTTGGGGGTGGTGATACCAACCAGGAATGGCGGGGACAACTCTCACGCCAGCTTCTGCCAAAGCAGTTAGGTTACGCAGGTGAATCAGACTAAAAGGAGTTTCACGGGGGACAATTACCAGCTTTCGACCTTCTTTGAGTTGGACATCCGCAGCCCTTTCTAGTAGGTCAGAACTCCAGCCTACTGATAATTTGGCGACAGTACTCATACTGCATGGCATGACAATCATCCCCAAGGTGCGAAAGGAGCCGCTAGCAATATTGGCTCCCACATCACTCCAAGGATGACAACGGAGTTTACCTGAAAGTGCAACTCCGGCTTGCTCTCGCCAGAATTGCTCTTGTTGTAGGGGTTCTGGTGGCATCCGGACGTTCTGCTCTGCTTGCCAAACCATGTAGGTTGATTTGGAGGCAACTAGTTCAATCTCATAGTCTGCGGCTAAGAGAAATTTGAGTGCGCGCACAGCGTAAATTAGACCAGATGCACCTGATATACCTAAAATAAGGGGTTTTGTATTATTTGACACTTTTATATCATGGAATTTACTCGTCCTCGTCATAAGGATCTAGGTCGCCAGGATCAATCCCGTTTGCTAAGTAGATGCCTGATAAATCGTCGTGAGAGTTGTTGGCGTCTAAGTTTTTAGGGATGCCGTCACTACCAACAGTCACCAAATCGATTTGCTGGCGGTAGTAATCGACACTTTTAACTTGGACGGCGACGCGATCGCCTAATCGATAAGAAGCGCGATTTTTCCGGCCAAACAGTGCTTGTTGTCTGGCGCGATATTCATACCAATCATCTTTGAGAGAACTGACATGTACCAACCCTTCTACCCGTAAAGGTATACCCGGATTACCACTGATTTCAAACTCGGCGGCTGGTACTTCAATTTCGACAAAGAAACCGTAAGATTGCACACCAGTAATCACGCCTTGAAACACTTGACCGATACGCTGTTTCATTAGTTGGGCTTTTTGCAGTCCAGCTAAATCGGCTTCTGCTTCTTGGACTTCTTTTTCCCGATCATTAATCTGGATAATTACCCGTGTCAAATCGCTTTGCAGTTCCTGCTGCAATTCTGGGGCGAGGACATTCCAGTTAATTTCATCATGGCAAGAAGAATGACGCAAGTTAACACGTTCTCGGACTCTAGTGTTGCGGCGATCGCGTCCTTGTTCAATCAGGGCATAGTACACTCTTTGCAAGAGCAAATCTGGATACCGCCGCAAAGGAGAACAGAAGTGGATATATTGCGGTAGTGACAATCCAAAGTGAGAGCCTTTGGTGGTGCTGTATACAGATGGCTTGAGGGTATCTTGCAACAAGTAGGTGAGGACTTGCTCGGATGGAGATTCGCCGAAAGCCCTGGTCAAGTGTTGATAATCTAGGGGTTGGATATCTACATCAGCGTCGAGTGCCAGTTCCACACCCAAATTGATCGCCAATTTCAGCATTTCTTGGACATCTTCAGCATCGGGTGTGCCTTGGACTCGCCAAATAGCCGGGACTCCCAACGCGCTGAAGTGGCTAGCTATTAGTTGATTGACTAATAGCACAAACTCTGTCAGCAGAGAACGTACAGGCACATCATTCACCACCACAGCCCCCAAAATCCCCTCATCATAGTAAGGGTTTTGGCTAGGTGGCAGATTTAGCTGCAAGCTACCACGACCCAAACGCACCTGTTTCACTATTTTGCGTAATTTTTCCAGGTCTTGCAATATCTGAATTACCTGGTCGGATTCATTTGTCGATTGACCTGTGAGAATGGCTTGGGCTTGTTGTTTATTGAGGGCGGTATCTACGTTGATGACGCTGGGTTGTACTTCCCATTCCTCCACTTCTCCTGATTGGGGATCAAAGGTAATCAAGAACGAGAGGGTTAAGCGATCGCTTCCCACTGCTAAAGAACAGCGATCGGCTACAGTGTCTGGCAACATCGGTAGCACTAACTCTCCCAGATAAACCGACTTACCTCTTTTGAAAGCTTCCCGGTCTAAGGCTTCATCAGGTTGAATATAGTGAGAAACATCGGTAATGTGAAATCCTAAACGCCAATATCCGGCGGCGGTTTTTTCCAAGCTAAAGGCATTTTCCACCAACTTGGAGTTACCGTTTACACCTTCAATGGTGAGGGTAAACACATTACGCAAATCCAATTTACTCTTAAGGTCTGCTTTTAAAAGCCTTTTGGGCAACTTGGCGGCCGCTTCTAGCACTGAATCCGGGAAATTACGTGATAAATCATGTTTACATGTTACCAAATCTATATCAGCAGCAGCTTCTGCATCACTGCCGAGGATTTGTACCACACGACCCACTGGGGGATATTGTGCTAGGGGGTAACGGAGAACTTCTACATGGGCTAAGTGATCGATCGCTTCATCCAATTTCAAGGTGTTGGCTTGCAGTTTGAGTTCAAACAGCAATCGATCATCTAAAGGCACTGCCCGAAAGCCTGCCTCTACTTGTTTAATTCGGGCCAATAAGGTGTGATTGGAGCGTTCCAGAATTAGCTTGACTTCGCCTTCAGGAGAGCGACGACGGCTACCTTCTTTGAGGACTCTTACCAAAACGCGATCGCCATTCCAAGCATTACTCAAATGGCTCTCACGGATGTAAATATCCTCGGCTCCTTCTACATCTTGAATAGCAAAGCAAAAGCCTTTACTGGAACAGCGCAGTTTTGCTTCGATCAGTCCTTCTTCCGAAACGCGGCGATACTTACCACGTTCTTTCACCAAAATCCCGATCGTCTCCAGCACATCCAACGCAATGTGAAGCTTTTGTAAACTAATTTCATCCTCGCAACCAAGTTTCTTTTCCAAAACTTTACGAGCTACCAATTTATCATCGGTGAAATTGGCAAGGAGTGTAGCGATTGAAAATTCCATGCAGTGAACCGACCTTTGGTCAAAACATCATTTTTTGAAGACACTTGTGTGCCGGGGTTTCCCCCATTGAAAAAATTGTGCGTTGCTTAATCTGGTTCTTTGGTATACACCCTCACGGACTACAGACACTAGCTAGAAACTAAATGCCATGAAGCAGAGCCTCCGAAAGTCCCAGGGTAAAAAGCTGACTCACCCTACGGGTTCGCCTTGAGGCGTTCTCGTACTGCAAAGCAGAACTCTTACCCTACGCTTAAGCAAGCTACACAGTAGCGTTGTCAAGCCAAGAGTAGCCACAGACGCGTCTACAAACTTCTCACTGCACGACAATCTCAGAGTTAGCCTGCGTTAAAGTTCTTGAATCTAGTCAAACTTCAAAAGTACGCCTGAGTTAGGTTTTTCCCCAACAGATTAATTACGCGAAGGGTTTTTGAGAGGCTTGTTTAGTAGAACTCTCTACGCTGCCCAAAAACGCTATGTAGGGGAAACAGGTGTTTGATTGTCTAGACTGAAGGTACTTTTACGCTATTAGCCTCTGATATTTAACTAGGAGAAACTGCCGATAAACCCAATTTTCCCACATGTAGAATCGGTAACAATTAGGTAGCAGCAGAGCAAGCAGTGAGGGCGAACCTTATCCTTATTATTGTAGATTTAGCGCACACTCCCAGAAAATAGTTCTGGATATCGATTTGGGTAATCAGTATAGCATTGAAGGCGAGACTACTCAGAGTTAATCAGCAGTAGCCAAAATTCCCTCCCAAAAGAGCTACTGCTACAATCAAAACACAGGAGCAGGGAGTGGATCAGCTGTCACACATATAAGAATGCATATTGAGATAGCAGGGGAGCAGGAAGCAAGAGAGAATAAATTTAACCATTTCCTATGACGCCACTTGCTATATGCCGGGAAACCCGTCCACCGCAGTGGCTCCCCCATGCCCCATACCCCATAACCCTGATTCAACAGATTTAAGTAGGTGGCAGTAATATGTTGGCTCAATTCCAGAGCTTGTATCCCAACGGCAGTATTATTTCTGAATTAGTACAAATTTTTCAAGGTAAATATATTGTCCGTGTCAGTGTACAAATCGAAAATGTAACCCGTGCTACTGGTATGGCAGCAGCAGAAACAGTGGAAGTAGCAGAAGACCTAGCTAGAAGTAGAGCTTTGATGATTTTGGGTATAGGAAATGCCCCAGGAGAGACTGTAACATTTTCTCCCAAACCAATATCCCAGGTGCAGATCAACCCTGCTTTAAATACAGGAAGTGGATTAAATGAGTCTGCCTATTCTTCAGCCAAAAATGGTGATTTTGTCAGTGATAATTGGCCAGCGGCCAGTAGTCAAGAAGCATCTGTACCACCCTTCAGTGGAAAAAACATTAAACCTGAACCAGTAATAGTTGAGCCAGAAAAAAAGGTTATTGAAACACACAGCACCAGTCAAAACGATAACTACAGCCAGGATTTTAGTCAGCCGCTTTCTTTGTATCCCGACCGAAAACCCCAATTTGATAACCCAGTTGAAACTATAGGCATTAATTCTGGTAACGAGCCGGAAACTCAATTGTCACTAGGAATGACTGCTAGTAATGTCACACCGTTTACGCCCCGCAATTATAGTTCCTCCGAGGATGTAGATACGCCTACAGGAACCAGTAAGAAAAAGAAGAAGAGTACACCCGTGGATTTGTCTGATGTCATTGCTAAAACCGATGTTGAACTTCAGCGTTTAGGGTGGACACCAGAACAGGGACGGGAACACCTAATTAAAACCTACGGTAAGCGAGGACGTACCTTACTTACCGAAGATGAACTGTACGGTTTCCTCAAATACCTGGAATCTCAGCCTACGCCCATAGATCCGTTAACGGGTTTTTGATTGGTCAGGAGTCAAGAGTCAAGAGTCAGGAGTCAAGAGTCAGGAGTCAAAATTATATTAAGTCCTGACCTTTGACCCTGGACTTTTGACCCTGGACTCTTAACCTTTGACCCTTGACCCTTGACCCTGGACTCTTAACTAAACAACAGCAACCGGACGACTACCAGCTGCGTGACGGTCAATCACTTGGTCAATTAAGCCATATTCTCTAGCTTCCTCTGGCGACATGAAGAAGTCGCGTTCGGTATCTTCAGCAATCCGCTCAATTGGCTGACCGGTGTGTTCAGCTAAATAGTCATTGAGCCGCTTTTTGTGGTAGAGAATTTCCCGCG contains these protein-coding regions:
- a CDS encoding fibronectin type III domain-containing protein, which produces MTSAPQLLTDPFLQLPTDTSVRVVWFTEFQGAKHIVNYGESLANVVWASTTKLSRTREDQRSRVGNQTLDGQSYQQPIQRDIWRHEAEVTGLTPNVRVEYRITSVREDGESINSSVFTLAPKPKSGSPLKILLTSDHQIKPMVAANLQKVVETIGKVDAVWFAGDLVNIPDRASEWFDDRQGGAFFPALQGRAKYIIDQNSVKIPYTGGQIIQHAPMFTCIGNHEVMGRFGGNKSLDDEFNDTIPRAVAQKLFSGKSLKDNSFNTDTYEEIFTLPESKAGGKKYYATTFGDVRLVVLYATNMWRNPRLDAQMKGRYREAEKDLNNPENWGYGQHIYEPITQGSQQYNWLEQELNSPEFKQAKYKVVMFHHPAHTLGDNIVPAYTNPIQIIERDDVGKIKAVRYEYPKDADYLIRDVMPLLEAADVQFVFYGHSHLWNRFVSPSGMHFLETSNVGNSYGAAWGDKKREVPIGYAEDYVVLGDPNGLEPVVPTIAPLLGEDNQPLPYIASNDITVFSIFDTGTGIISSYRFDTRKPESEVVKFDEFKLK
- a CDS encoding shikimate kinase; the encoded protein is MSSLLKGVNLYLIGMMGTGKTTIGRLLAQQLSYGFVDTDSIVVQAAGKSINQIFAELGEAAFRQLESDVLAQVCAYTKLTIATGGGIILQRENWGYLHHGLIVWLDAPVELLYTRLLEDTTRPLLQDVDPKGRLRSLLEQRTPLYSQADLRIPISEEETPEQIATRVIETIPSVLK
- a CDS encoding LapA family protein, with the translated sequence MAVIRLILLVAVLGGLTLLLAQNWSPLLSLNFLGIQTQPLPLAIWMLFSTAAGAFTSVFITTLFKLSNYFVGTQRQNRFKSTATPPRTNTTRREEPTPAAPSPPPASKKEYSSSEAFDDWNTDSSNDDWDFEPKPQETSTPKQSAQEFPDSQTYERQQEPKSSSGSGSVYSYNYREPKNTAVGKTESIYDADYRVIIPPYQPPTNNQADEDDDWGFFNDEEDSEDEDKRSRR
- a CDS encoding ribonuclease R family protein translates to MEFSIATLLANFTDDKLVARKVLEKKLGCEDEISLQKLHIALDVLETIGILVKERGKYRRVSEEGLIEAKLRCSSKGFCFAIQDVEGAEDIYIRESHLSNAWNGDRVLVRVLKEGSRRRSPEGEVKLILERSNHTLLARIKQVEAGFRAVPLDDRLLFELKLQANTLKLDEAIDHLAHVEVLRYPLAQYPPVGRVVQILGSDAEAAADIDLVTCKHDLSRNFPDSVLEAAAKLPKRLLKADLKSKLDLRNVFTLTIEGVNGNSKLVENAFSLEKTAAGYWRLGFHITDVSHYIQPDEALDREAFKRGKSVYLGELVLPMLPDTVADRCSLAVGSDRLTLSFLITFDPQSGEVEEWEVQPSVINVDTALNKQQAQAILTGQSTNESDQVIQILQDLEKLRKIVKQVRLGRGSLQLNLPPSQNPYYDEGILGAVVVNDVPVRSLLTEFVLLVNQLIASHFSALGVPAIWRVQGTPDAEDVQEMLKLAINLGVELALDADVDIQPLDYQHLTRAFGESPSEQVLTYLLQDTLKPSVYSTTKGSHFGLSLPQYIHFCSPLRRYPDLLLQRVYYALIEQGRDRRNTRVRERVNLRHSSCHDEINWNVLAPELQQELQSDLTRVIIQINDREKEVQEAEADLAGLQKAQLMKQRIGQVFQGVITGVQSYGFFVEIEVPAAEFEISGNPGIPLRVEGLVHVSSLKDDWYEYRARQQALFGRKNRASYRLGDRVAVQVKSVDYYRQQIDLVTVGSDGIPKNLDANNSHDDLSGIYLANGIDPGDLDPYDEDE
- a CDS encoding flavin prenyltransferase UbiX yields the protein MSNNTKPLILGISGASGLIYAVRALKFLLAADYEIELVASKSTYMVWQAEQNVRMPPEPLQQEQFWREQAGVALSGKLRCHPWSDVGANIASGSFRTLGMIVMPCSMSTVAKLSVGWSSDLLERAADVQLKEGRKLVIVPRETPFSLIHLRNLTALAEAGVRVVPAIPGWYHHPQTIEDLVDFVVARVLDQLDIDCIPIQRWQGRR
- the ndk gene encoding nucleoside-diphosphate kinase encodes the protein MERTFLAIKPDGVQRGLVSEIIGRFEKKGFTLVGLKFLTPSKELAEAHYAVHRQRPFFAGLVEFITSGPVVATVWEGEGVIASARKIIGATNPLTAEPGTIRGDFGINIGRNIIHGSDAPETAKSEISLWFKDEELVTWQPELTPWLHE
- a CDS encoding NB-ARC domain-containing protein — its product is MPSADSHQIEDEFIEAKKSWELEKLYVDLASAKGKALTPVEKKFLRGLLCGCSPAEIAKIVYQSPSSSTVRVYLSNGLYKYIEEMLSNQAGYSVKVKNWSRVTHLLEKAGYKKGWFQLPPVISSVTTNKEEETDLAEHEVAKIRDWGEAIDVSVFYGRMQELILVEKWIVQERCRLIGILGMSGIGKTAFSVKLSAEVQEQFECVIWRSLRFAPPLDVLLHQLLQILYPSLDINIAKTVTGRISQLIDYLRSSRCLLVLDDVDSLLDNGYTTPENPEISNSNPGIKNGSAYFISQIRYRQGYEGYGELIRRLGDSQHQSCVVFTSREKPQELSVLEGETLPVRSLKLTGLNQADSILILNAKGLTNQSEAEFRVLLDWYAGNPLFLKLVATAIQELFGGNLSEFIKQGTVVFGDIRAVLDEQFNRLSQLEKHMMYWLALNQDFISVRNLPKDIIPGISPRMSQRLILEAIELLQRRSLIQRQAFKFSQTPVLMEYVIERLIEENFKLNEEKDAHLFMSHTLFEAHLKNHIRESRLNTEI